One region of Candidatus Dormiibacterota bacterium genomic DNA includes:
- a CDS encoding YqzL family protein, with product MATCDFFWKLFAQTGSINAYLAYRRTHAAPSPS from the coding sequence ATGGCAACCTGCGATTTCTTCTGGAAACTCTTCGCTCAAACGGGGTCGATCAACGCCTACCTGGCATATCGACGGACACACGCCGCGCCGAGCCCGAGCTGA
- the pheS gene encoding phenylalanine--tRNA ligase subunit alpha, whose translation MTELATLLGALRERFATAVQAAGDERALDEARIAYLGRNGEVTTIRRSIGKLPPDERPGAGKEINDAVAVMEALLRERHEQLEARDVEASLEQHVDVTFPATMPQLGSVHPVRRVIEDACGYFERHGFAVVLGPEVEPDYYNFDALNIPPEHPAREGFDSFWINDSLLLRPHTSPMQIRTMQLHAPPVAIVAPGRCYRRDAVDARHLFQFHQIEGLLVATGVHFGHLKGMLTGLCRTLFGPYQQVRFRPSFFPFTEPSAEVDTTCPKCAGRANACGMCGGSGWIELGGAGMVHPNVLREVGYDPGVVSGWAFGFGAERLALVRYDVDDVRRFVDGDPDFLEQLA comes from the coding sequence ATGACCGAGCTAGCGACGCTGTTAGGCGCCTTGCGAGAGCGCTTTGCGACTGCCGTCCAGGCCGCCGGCGACGAGCGAGCGCTCGACGAAGCACGAATCGCGTATCTCGGGCGCAACGGCGAGGTCACGACGATCAGGCGGAGCATTGGAAAACTGCCGCCCGACGAGCGTCCGGGAGCCGGTAAGGAGATCAACGACGCCGTTGCCGTAATGGAAGCGCTTCTGCGAGAGCGGCACGAGCAGCTGGAAGCCAGAGACGTCGAGGCATCGCTCGAGCAGCACGTCGACGTGACGTTTCCGGCGACGATGCCGCAGCTCGGCTCCGTGCATCCGGTGCGCCGCGTCATCGAGGACGCATGCGGATACTTCGAGCGTCACGGCTTCGCTGTCGTGCTGGGTCCCGAGGTCGAGCCGGACTACTACAACTTCGACGCGCTGAACATTCCGCCGGAGCATCCGGCGCGCGAAGGGTTCGACTCGTTCTGGATCAACGACTCGCTGCTGTTGCGACCACACACGTCGCCGATGCAGATTCGCACGATGCAGTTGCACGCGCCGCCGGTGGCGATCGTTGCACCCGGGCGATGTTACCGGCGCGACGCGGTCGACGCGCGCCACCTCTTTCAGTTTCATCAAATCGAAGGGCTGCTCGTAGCGACGGGCGTGCATTTCGGGCATCTCAAGGGCATGCTGACGGGGCTCTGCCGCACGCTCTTCGGGCCGTACCAGCAGGTGCGTTTCCGGCCGTCGTTCTTTCCGTTCACCGAGCCGAGCGCCGAAGTCGACACGACGTGCCCGAAGTGCGCGGGCCGCGCGAACGCATGCGGCATGTGCGGCGGCTCGGGATGGATCGAGCTTGGCGGCGCAGGCATGGTGCACCCGAACGTGCTGCGCGAGGTCGGGTACGATCCCGGGGTCGTTTCCGGTTGGGCGTTCGGCTTCGGGGCGGAGCGACTCGCGCTCGTGCGATACGACGTCGACGACGTTCGCCGATTCGTCGACGGCGATCCCGATTTCCTCGAGCAGCTGGCATAG
- the pheT gene encoding phenylalanine--tRNA ligase subunit beta: MRIPISWLREYVDLPADSEAIAERLAMLGFPVAEIVRRPAIENVVVGRIASIERHPNADRLNLCRVDTGGAAPLTIVTAATNVVAGQVVPVAQIGARLPHLTIERRTMRGVASEGMLCSPDELALPPEWFEADGIMQLDAESTPGENVVTMLGLADDVLDVEITGNRVDAMSAIGLARELAASYRAALRLPSFENPGTGEPQPPARVAIETPDCSRFVLQRFDGLRVTLGPARTRVRLALCGVRPINNVVDVSNYVMLETAQPLHFYDAAHVCEQRLVVRDARPGEPLLTLDGVERRLTAAALVVADAQNALGLAGVMGGAASEVGAETTAILLEAATFAGPRVRRTAQLFGLRTEASTRHEKSIAPALARVAASRAAQMLVDIGARAYAPVVAGAQTTPRPGVSLRRDDVTRLLGITLDDARIADDLTALGCNVATHDGHLEVAAPPWRNDLAIAADFVEEIARMEGYDAIEAAMPAVASHEISSREYELEADAARTMCALGYHETITYSLLGRRSDGAVELRNPLSEEHRYLRTEIAPALLAQLACNTHPYRLFEIGHVFADEGGLVAETPVLAFAVAAERGEDPPWRDAEFLRCKGDVEALVRALTGRRPRVEPAERRGLHPGKCAALLVDDVAVAVFGRVDPRDERAYAAPFALYAGSVRLDRLPERLLPRYRAPSRFPSTYRDLALSLGAEVSAEGVEAITAQAIGDICTAVRVFDEYRGPQVERGRKSLAVRATMRRFDGTITDEEADAAVARAIEALHKRLGATVRV; the protein is encoded by the coding sequence ATGCGCATCCCCATTTCCTGGCTGCGCGAGTACGTCGACTTGCCCGCGGACTCGGAAGCGATCGCCGAACGCCTTGCCATGCTCGGCTTTCCGGTCGCAGAGATCGTGCGGCGCCCCGCGATCGAGAACGTCGTCGTCGGCCGCATCGCATCGATCGAGCGCCATCCGAACGCAGACCGCCTGAACCTTTGCCGCGTCGACACCGGCGGCGCCGCACCGCTGACGATCGTAACGGCGGCAACGAACGTCGTCGCCGGGCAGGTCGTCCCCGTTGCGCAAATCGGCGCGCGCCTGCCGCACCTGACGATCGAGCGGCGCACGATGCGCGGCGTCGCGTCGGAGGGGATGCTCTGCTCGCCTGACGAGCTCGCACTGCCGCCCGAGTGGTTCGAAGCCGACGGCATCATGCAACTCGACGCGGAGTCGACGCCGGGCGAGAACGTCGTTACGATGCTCGGACTCGCCGACGACGTCCTCGACGTCGAAATCACCGGCAATCGCGTCGATGCGATGTCGGCAATCGGGCTGGCGCGCGAGCTCGCTGCGTCGTACCGCGCTGCGCTGCGCTTGCCGTCGTTCGAAAACCCGGGCACGGGTGAGCCGCAGCCGCCGGCGCGCGTCGCAATCGAAACGCCGGACTGCTCGCGCTTCGTCCTCCAGCGCTTTGACGGACTGCGCGTGACGCTCGGCCCAGCGCGCACGCGCGTGCGCCTCGCATTGTGCGGCGTGCGACCGATCAACAACGTCGTCGACGTTTCGAACTACGTCATGCTTGAAACGGCCCAGCCATTGCATTTCTACGACGCGGCCCACGTCTGCGAGCAACGCCTCGTCGTACGTGACGCGCGGCCGGGGGAACCGCTGCTGACGCTCGACGGCGTCGAACGCCGGCTGACCGCGGCGGCGCTGGTCGTCGCCGATGCGCAGAACGCTCTCGGCTTGGCGGGCGTGATGGGAGGAGCGGCGAGCGAAGTCGGCGCGGAGACGACCGCGATCCTGCTCGAAGCCGCCACATTCGCGGGCCCTCGCGTGCGCCGCACGGCGCAACTCTTCGGTTTGCGCACCGAAGCGTCGACGCGGCACGAGAAATCGATCGCACCGGCGCTTGCGCGAGTCGCCGCTTCGCGTGCGGCGCAGATGCTCGTCGATATAGGCGCCCGTGCGTACGCTCCCGTCGTAGCCGGCGCGCAGACGACGCCACGCCCGGGTGTCTCGTTGCGGCGGGACGACGTCACGCGCCTGCTCGGCATCACGCTCGACGACGCGCGCATTGCCGACGATCTGACCGCGCTCGGATGCAATGTCGCAACGCATGACGGGCACCTCGAGGTCGCCGCTCCGCCGTGGCGCAACGATCTTGCCATCGCTGCGGACTTCGTCGAAGAGATCGCGCGCATGGAAGGCTACGACGCGATCGAGGCCGCGATGCCGGCGGTTGCGTCGCACGAGATTTCGAGCCGCGAGTACGAGCTCGAGGCAGACGCGGCGCGTACGATGTGCGCGCTCGGATACCACGAAACGATCACCTACTCGTTGCTCGGCCGGCGCAGCGACGGCGCGGTCGAGCTGCGCAACCCGCTCTCTGAAGAGCACCGCTACCTTCGCACCGAGATCGCTCCAGCGCTCCTCGCGCAGCTCGCGTGCAACACGCACCCCTACCGGCTCTTCGAGATCGGTCACGTCTTCGCCGACGAGGGCGGTCTCGTCGCAGAGACGCCCGTCCTCGCTTTCGCGGTCGCCGCAGAGCGCGGTGAAGATCCGCCGTGGCGCGACGCGGAGTTCCTGCGCTGCAAGGGCGACGTCGAGGCGCTGGTGCGCGCCCTTACCGGACGCCGGCCGCGCGTCGAACCGGCCGAGCGCCGCGGACTGCACCCCGGAAAGTGCGCGGCGCTGCTCGTCGACGACGTTGCCGTGGCGGTCTTCGGACGGGTCGACCCCCGCGACGAACGCGCGTACGCCGCCCCCTTCGCGCTCTACGCGGGGTCGGTGCGCCTGGATCGCCTGCCGGAACGCCTCCTGCCGCGATACCGGGCTCCCTCACGATTCCCCTCGACCTACCGGGATCTCGCCCTCTCGCTCGGGGCAGAGGTAAGCGCCGAGGGCGTCGAAGCAATCACTGCGCAGGCCATAGGAGATATCTGTACGGCCGTGCGTGTTTTTGATGAGTATCGCGGCCCGCAGGTTGAACGAGGCCGGAAGAGTTTGGCTGTGCGGGCGACGATGCGCCGCTTCGACGGCACGATCACGGACGAGGAGGCGGACGCCGCCGTCGCCCGGGCCATAGAAGCGCTCCACAAGCGATTGGGGGCAACGGTACGAGTATGA